The genomic window tggcactgctcaggtgttatgagagcccaggcTGCTCTGAtggtggccttcagctcttcagcattgttgggtctggcatatcacatcttcctcttcacaataccccatagatGTTCTATGGGTTTAAGGTCAggcgagtttgctggccaattaagaGCAGGGATCCCACggtccttaaaccaggtactgggtagctttggcactgtgtgcaggtcCTGTTGGGAAAtaaaatctcactcactcacacatcttctaccgcttatccaaactgcctcgggtcacggggagcctgtgcctatctcaggcatcatcgggcatcaaggcaggatacaccctggacggagtgccaacccatcacagggcacacactcattcactcacacaatcacacactacggacaattttccagagatgccaatcaacctaccatccatgtctttggaccgggggaggaaaccggagtacccggaggaaacccccgaggcacggggagaacatgcaaactccacacacacaaggtggaggcgggaatcgaacccccaaccctggaggtgtgaggcgaacgtgctaaccactaagccaccgtgacccccatggaaataaaatctgcatctccataaatTTGTTCAGCAGTAAGGTCTTAAgtcatattctaattttctgagatactgaatgtGGAATTTTctttagttgtcagttataatcatcaaaatgaaaagaaataaacatttgaaatatatcatcagtctgtgtgtaatgaatgaatggaattagtgaaataaatcgaCTTTTTGATGATGTTCttattatatgaccagcacctgtatgtatttattcaccATGCAGTgcattttatgttaaaaaaaaataccttttttttttttttaaatgatctgtctcaaatgatttcatttttattttcttaaacattAAATGCACTACAgggcttttttgtttgtttgtttactttttttttggctttgtagcgCAAATGTTTATGCTGCTAAAATTCCGAGCCACATCTTGTCTGATCCGGCGGAGATCAGATATCGtgttggaataaaaaaacagacccGGGAGCTAATCATAGTCTAAACGCAGTCTCCCGTCCTGCGGTGTTAGCTTTCAGTGTTGAATAAGGCAAAATAAACCCATGATCTGTGGAGGTGTCGAGTCTCTACACAGCCTTACAGCATGAACACTAGTGTGCACTTCAGTGTGTAGATCTATGCAACGTGTCTCGTGCGCTTTTATCTGCTGTCTCAGTGTTAAACACCAGCCGTGTTCAGGAATAAAACGTGTCAAGTCCACATCCACGTGTCGAGCTTATTTCATACTGATATAGTTACTTAAATGCTGGAGGTTTGAacgaacatttatttatatatatatatatatttatcagtAATAGCCACTCATTTATATTCACGAGGAACAGTGTGATCGACATTCTGGgataaaaacacatcagaacacaaaaacaacaaagtctCCTGACCTGGAACAGTAATAAAGCTAAGATCATTTGCATATCGTAGTGAATTattcataatattattataatagcgggtgtgtttttttttttttcaattaaaatacatttgtaaagaaaaaCTATGATCATTGGTTAATAACCTGTATTTAACCAGgagaatatttacaaaaataagtaaataggaaaatgaaaagcaggaaatgatcaaattatttatttcttattcagctcagtgacgtgaAATCAGTAAGAAACATAAACGATCTTCGTACAAACATTActtcattttataaaattagTTATCTATCATCATTAAGACCATTTTCACACTCAGTAATTGAAATGGGATTCGGACTGAAATGGAACTTTAGTGACAGAGTTTCTTCATGAGGAAAATTAATTCAGCTGGAAACACAAGCTGGAAATTAATCATCAgtttttgtgaaataaaaaaaataataatttcgtGTCGTTTTTCTTTTGAAACTTTTGCTGAGGCCGCCGTCGTCGTTGCCGCAGTGAGATTCAGGATCGCCGACTCCAGGCTTTACTTCCTTTTACTTCCTTCCATTCTTACCTTTTTTATTACCTGTCTTTGAAttgctgatatttattttatatatatatatatatatttagtaaaaaaatTCAGTCTGCTGTTTAAGCTAAAAGGAAATGTTcttcctgtatatatatatatatatatatatatatatatatatatatatatatatatatatatatatatatatatatatattttctcctccctttgatatctttttattttatgttttatttcaaacattttgGATTGagtcatttctctctttctgcacAAAACATTTCTTCTCTCCCATTTcaaggatttattattattaaattttttagCTTGTTCTCGTTTtctcttgtttatttaaatcatctGATCTGTTTCTGatctttttccctctttcttttttctctctcagaaatgttttaaatgttttaatggtttaaaaatacaaaaaaaataattagatatATTTTCTAATGAAGTCCTTCAAAGACTGTGAAGGGGgtggggaggtgtgtgtgtgtgtggggggggggtgtcgtGTTGATGCTGAATCAAActctaaaaatgaaaagaacagtTTTAGAAACTAAAACTCACCCCAGTGCGCCGGTGgaataaaaagagaataaaaaacaaactaaactgCGGTTCAGCTGAAATGCTTTGCTGCGTGCAAAAAAATGTCTATGATTAAAAAATGTGGTCAAAAATACcatgaaaattaaaatgaataaaattctaAACAAAATCAGATTCTTCCCATCGAGACTCGGCTAAACTCCTCCTCGGACCTGCTGAGTCTGTGGGATTTTCTTTGAGAGGAAAGCGTGAACATGAGGCCAGATCTTATTGGTTTCAGTTCCGGTGAACGTCGCCAAAGCTCCTTTActcctgttctcacacacacacacacacacacacacagtgtaagtAATATTACAGTCACATGTTTTATCtctttacatttacggcatttggcacacgtcgttatccagagtgatttacacTTATCACATTTTGCTCAGGTAAGcaatagagggttaagggccttgctcaggggcccaggaggaGCACCTTGGTGtacctgagatttgaactcatgaccacctgatcagtagtccaacttTGGCACTGTGCAGGTGCCGAGTCCTGTTGGGAAAtaaaatctcactcactcactcatcttctaccacttatctgaactacctcgggtcacggggagcctgtgcctatctcaggggtcatcgggcatcaaggcaggatacaccctggacggagtgccaacccatcacagggcacacacacacactctcattcactcacacaatcacactacggacaattttccagagatgccaatcaacctaccatgcatgtctttggaccgggggaggaaaccggagtacccggaggaaacccccgaggcacggggagaacatgcaaactccacacacacaaggtggaggcgggaatcaaacccccaacactggaggtgtgaggcgaacgtgctaaccactaagtcaccatgCCCTAGTTacatttagtttgtttgttaatcTGGTGTAAGTGAGGACTAAAAGACTAAATAAACTTCACTGCATGAGTCGTTTAGGTAAAAGAGTCGTTTTGTCTAAgagtcattttttattaaaaagattcatttttcattaaaaaatcaaTTTATGTACAAATTTGACAGtagctctgcttcatcacaccaccataCAGATCACACAGCTCAAAAGAAATGGCACCCCAAGCTCACATACCTGTAATATTCCAGAACTGGTTGAGTCTGGGTTTCATACGCCTTCAGTCTGCGGGTCACTGTTTCAGGTGTGTCGTCATCTCTCTGTGTCAACGGCTCACCTGTGACATCATCGAGACCCTGCGGtgaacacacaagacacacactgaGCCACGATCCtttaatcaacaacaacaacacacaatttGAAACAGAGAACATTCGTTTCATCTATTTTATGgaacatgtaaatattttctACATGCTGCGGATGTCACAGTAACggttagtgcacacacacacacacacacacacacacacacacacacacacacacgtttaagcCATTCCCCCCACACCCATATCATTTCATATCAGTCTCCTACACAAACTGGCGCTGGTTCACTTCCAGAAATAGCTGCaatttacactcacacacagaaattaGGTTGTCTGAGTCGAGTCTAAAGTTTATCAGTAAACAACCTGAAAGAAACACACGGTCAAAAAACAGGAGAGTTTGAGTTCATATTGAATATTAAAGCCTCAGGGTCAGAGAATGagtttgttaaatattaaatataatgaaataaatacgaATAAAGAATTTAGAATTGTTATTGAATGTTGTACagccacacaaacaaacacacacacaacacacacaaacaaaaacacccacaaaaacaaacacacacaatcaaacaaagacacaaccacacacacacacacaaacacacacacacacacaaaaccaaacacacacttcagaaaGCCCCTATAAATACTGCACCTCGGACTCGACCTTCAAAAAACCGACTCAGGGACTCAGCTTCAGGCCCCTCGCTCACTCGACACGTGCAGATTTTAACACGTGATATAAAACCTGCTCTGGAGTTCTGCTGAGTCGACATTTATATcacattcataaaaaaattaagaaagagCAGCAGAGGCAGGAAAGAAAGAGCATTTCCTTACACTGTGTCTCTCAGTAAGTCATTTATCTGAAGGtctgagagagaagagagagagacagagagagagagagagagagagagagagaaagagacagagagagagagagaaacagacagagacagagagagagagagagagagagagaaagagacagagacagacagacagagagagagagacagacagagacagagagagagagagagagacagacagacagacagagagagagagagagagagagagagagagagagagagagagagagagagacacagacagagagagagagacagagagagagagacagagagagacagacagacagagagagagagagagagagagagagacagagagagagacagacagagagagacagacagaaagagacagagagagagagagagaaacagacagagacagagagagagagagagagagagagagagagagagagagagagagagagagagagacagacagacagagagagagagagagagagagagagagagagaaagagagagagacagacagacagagagagagagagacagacagagacagagagagagagacagacagaaagagacacagagagagagagagaaacagacagagacagacagagagacagagagagagagagagagagagagagacagacagacagacagacagacagacagagagagagagacagacagacagagacagagagagagagagagagagagagagagagagacagacagagagagagacagagagagagagacagagagagagacagacagacagagagagagagacagacagaaagagacacagagagagagagagaaacagacagagacagacagagagacagagagagagagagagagagagagagagagagagagagagagagagagacagacagagacagagagagagagagagagacagacagacagacagacagagagagagagagagacagacagagacagagagagagagagagagagagagagagagagagacagagagagagagacagagagagagagacagacagacagagagagagagacagacagagagagagacagagagagagagagagagagagagagagagagagacagacagagagagacagacagagacagagagagagagagacagagagagagacagacagacagagagagagacagagagagagaatcttaAATAAACGTAACAAACTTTGACATTTCTACACATTTTAAGTGATATATAAAATGTTCCCTTTAGCAGGTCAtcgtttattttattattgaaagCATTTCTGTTTAGAAACTTCTAGATTTTCAGAATCTCCTGCTGCTTATGTAACTGgtttaataaagtaataacCAAATCCTCCAATCATGTCTATTTATTCtagatattttcacttgctaTTTATTTGtaggtttgtgttttatgtggAATAAACTCTGACCCTCTAAAGTGTCTTTTAAAGCCGCAATAACCCCCATTAGTGAAGAAAGAATGACCTTTGACCCTTCCAAAGCCTCAGAACTAAGAAGGACAAAGTCTGAGTAAGACAAAAGGTCTTCTGTTCTCGACTCAGCAGTTAGACCTGCTCCAGTCTCTTCAGCTGAACTCATCAGCAGGTCAAAGGCCAGTTCAGTGATGGCTTTCTATTATCTAAATAAGATAAAGTAATGAACTCATCTACACCCTGAGCGTGATCTCGTCAGGAGAGACGGGGATCTCTACAGGACAGACGGTGACCGAGGACACGGCCGAGCATCGATCTCGTCACTTACTGGGATTCTGGGAGGGTTGAAGTCGGTGTTGTAGACTCGGCCGCTCGACAGGTGAACCCAGCGAGACGTCAGACGCTCCTTAATGGTCTCGAATGGCACGTCCAGGTTGATGACTGTGTCCACAGTGAAGACGCTGTCCAAACTCTCAGCCTGCGACACTGTCCGGGGGAAACCTGAAgagaagggggcggggctaattaataaaacaactactaaaagaaatcattttcatAGCACTGAATCATTCAAAACACTCAtgtatttgattcatttgaataaaatgattcagtgtttactctttaaataaaactgtaataaaacgGACATTTCAGCATCTTATCTTCTATAACCAGTCCTCTCTGAAGGTACTGGAACAGCAAGGctacttcttttgtttttgctgaacACTGAAGATATCAGTAGGTTTCTcccttcagtctcctcttcagCTCAGTTTAAGGTTCAGTTCTGCTGATGGACCCTGAAAGTCAGATCTATCTAAATGTTCCAGAACTTTCAGAGAAATCTGGAAGTCTAACGAAACTCATGAAACGTTTTCGTTACAGCGATGTACTGAGTTGTGATTGTGAGAGAGTTTTACCATCTAACAGCCAGCTGCTATGCTCCATGTCTCTCAGGCTGGCCAGGATGAGGCGAGAGATGACATCATCAGGAACCAGCTGACCCTGATCTATACATGACTTCATCAGAAGACCCAGTTCTGTACAGAACACCAGAACACAACCATCAGCTGAACAGATCTTCACCTTACATTATAGAACATGTTTAACACGCACGTGCTGTTTACACCACagagttcattcattctgtctaactgcagctctgactgtagatcaggtTAATATTAATGACTCACACTGACGCTTTATCGTTACCATAGTAACATAGTCTCCGGGGTCAGTTTGGTTTTGTTGTCTCCGGAGCAGACGAGGATTTATCATTTAGCCAGAAATTATAATCTACCTGATGCTGCACTGTCCTTAGTTTCCCTCACTACTTTACCTCGTTACTACCTCATCACTTTACCCCACGTTAACCTGTGACGAGGTTTAAGTGACTTCTGCAGTCGAGTTAATGACTACCTTCAAGTCATTCTTTATTCTACTGGCTGAATTATAAagtatttctataataaaattaaCTACATGAATGTTAGAAATAAGCCTCAAAATCATTTAATGTTTATGCAACAAACAGTTGTTTAGATGTCGACATCATTGTCTCTGATGATCCTACACACTTGTCAGGTTTCTTCGTCCCGCTCGGTCTTGTGTCCTAACAGAAGAAGAAACTCCTTCAGCTCCTTAAAGGTGACTTTAACAGTTAATTATTTACTCAGGTGCAGTTCAGATCTGTtcccacaaacacactaatGAGACGAGCATTAGTGACAAACCACCTCCTGCCTTCTGGCTCCTCCTCTGCAcgtacacacgtgtgtgtatacgtgtatatacgtgtgtagaaatatatatatatatatataaaaaactaatGTTAGGATTGTAACATTATTGTAACAGTTGGTCTGagatgtgtgcgcgtgtgtgtgtgtgtgtgtgtgtgtgtgtgtgtgtgtgtgtgtgtgtaccgaaGATTAAGGAGACTTTAACAGGAAGTGAACTGTAAGAACTGgaactgtgcaaaaaaaaaaaaaaaaaaaaacagcacaagcAACAACTTCTTCGTTATAATGAGAAACAAAGTGCGCACAAAATCAGACACAAAATCAGACACAGATCTTTTTCTAACTTTCTGCAGCGTACACAGTTTTGTAgggtaccacacacacacacacacacacacacacacacacacacacacacacgactaaaAACAGCTCACGTGTCGCGcctttagtttaaaaaataacgAACAGAAAACTACACAATAACTTCAGCGTCCTGTTTCATTTCCATCCCTCTGATGTTCCGCCGAACAGATCAGACAGCAGATCGGACAGAAGATCAGACAGAAGATCAGACAGAAGATCAGACAGAAGATCAGACAGCAGATCGGACAGAAGATCGGACAGAAGATCGGACAGCAGATCAGACAGAAGATCAGACAGAAGATCAGACACCTGAGCTTCCTGATCTGAATTCCTGCTCCGTCTGATTCGTGTTGAACAGATGAGATTAGACATTAGTGTTCTCACCGCTCTTGGCTTTGATGTTGGCCCTCAGCAGGTCCCCACTGGACAGATGCTGAAGCCCGAAACTTTCAGTAATCCGAGACGACACGGTTCCTTTCCCCGAACCGGGCGGACCCATGATTATGGCCCGGAACAAGTTCCGCAGAACCATCTTTAATCCTGATCTGCAGCGCGCGCGCTcgtcaacagagagagagagagcgagagagtgtgtgtgtgtgtgtgtgtgtgtgtgtgtgtgtgtgcgcgcgcgctcaGGCCATCACTGCTCTCACAAACACTCTGTATTACAAGGAGGCCAGTGAATCACCAACGAACCGAATCCCAACGACTCCCTGAAGTGAGCCATTCGAGAGAATCGATTCATAAATATGGACGTATTCGAATTTTCAGAGAAAATACGAatagggggggggggggggttaatATTCAAATAAGCTGAAAAGAATCGTCAGTGTGCTTAGTGTAATTAGTGGAGCTTTAAAAAGTTTATAACAATTATAATCAGTCAACAGCGAAAGTCTTTTTTACTGACTGTCTGTTGTAGTGTTGATTAACTGATGAACCAATCAgctggggcctgtttcagaaaggaggtttaacaaactctgagtttaaacttgaactctgacttaacaaaccctgagatgggaaactctgagttaacaaaccctgagatgggaaactctgagttaacaaacagctgaaattagttttattaactctaaactgactctgagttaagcgcgtgcacTACAActttaaaaagccattatcaatggagcgcagatataatgagtcaccatggcaacagcgtcagtcaaaagaaaagtctgcatatttctcgccagcagaaccggaagtgcttatgcaagcatatggagaataggaattttaaatatatatatatacctttaaaagttctattttaatgtaaacttctccctctagttacacactttgttcaattcaaggataattcatgcagttgtatattgttcatttcttgtctctccttattgtttaAGTGGTTGATGTTGAGTTGGGATTTAGAAAgttattaataagtaaatagacCAAATTAATAAGTAGActaatactttctagagatagtaattattacattaatctaattagactggttgaagatgtaatttgtagttagtaattaagaactattttacagtaaattcccaactgttataatatcagaggtgaaaccggaagaacagttattttaattacaaaagaacagttttaattataattataaaaaattaaaaaattcttttttaattataaaagaacagttcttttattattaataaaataataaaattattttattttattaggaaacaatacaaaaatggtcagaaagCACTTAAGAGCGAgacacactttcctgaccgctctgcaatcagtagccttactaatatgttctacATCCCCGATGttctacacaaaactacaattcaCAAAGAAACGTAAGACAACACAAAGCATCTACTTGGATGTAAGAGCACGGCGTGATGGCTGATGTAAgcatggatgagattatggatcttgtgggatgtgacaaaaatccactttgggctcaaaaaaattaatacagactcttcatcaacaggatcgtccataaaaggacacgtcatttcattcattttacatttacggcatttatcAGACCCCCTTAaacagagtgacttatattttgttttaatttatacaactgagcaattgtgtccacaaaaactaagtagacctgggatttgaacccctgaccttctgctcagtagtccaacaccttaaccactgagctaccacatcccacattcgctttgctgctctctgcgtaactgaaatgtgggcaatgaatgaggtgtttaaacgtcacttcctctttaaaaaCGGGAGGAGACCGACAGAAACTTtgggtttactgaagaaaacctgctcctgaccaggttaggttcacagagtaagttactatggtaactgactctgagtataagttacctctctttcagaaacgggcttaacttaacctgctttctcaggtttaacttacctccctttctgaaacagaaaacccagagtttccctcatttcagggttaacatactcagagttttcacttaacctgctttctgaaacaggccctagggaggaggatgatgatgatgatgatgatgatgatgatgatgatgacatgcACGTTTGAAACTGTAGAGGTATTTTAATGcatcacaaacaaaacagttgAATCTTCAGGCAGTTTGTCCAGAGTTTAAAGAGTTTAGATCATGAGGACCGATAAAGTCAGTGTATGTATACAGATGGGTGACAAATTAAGGGAAAAAAGCATCATACAAGGTTCATGTAAAGTCAGGATGGATGAAGTGTGATATGTTTCTTCTTTGACTTCAACAGTAACTTCTACAACATTGTAGAATCGTTTGTTAATCATTTGGTGTCTAGTCACAAAGGAACAGAACTATTTTAGCCCCAGgtcaatattattttttaacacacaccCATCGAAGCCTTTAACCGTTACAATGCTGTGTTTATAAAAGAATGACATCTAGTTTTAGTCACTTACATTTAATGCTTGAGAAACAAGTTCCTGTTTTCActcacattatagcagctacaaacagggggtccctcaccagcctctttattctctctttactttaataagacaaaaagaaaacacaggcAACCTTCTAGAtttatctctgactgttacaaagtgctgacactggatactccttccatacataccagataaatacaaacacagtaaTATCTgtggagcgtgtgtgtgtgtgtgtgtagc from Tachysurus vachellii isolate PV-2020 chromosome 20, HZAU_Pvac_v1, whole genome shotgun sequence includes these protein-coding regions:
- the ak3 gene encoding GTP:AMP phosphotransferase AK3, mitochondrial, translating into MVLRNLFRAIIMGPPGSGKGTVSSRITESFGLQHLSSGDLLRANIKAKSELGLLMKSCIDQGQLVPDDVISRLILASLRDMEHSSWLLDGFPRTVSQAESLDSVFTVDTVINLDVPFETIKERLTSRWVHLSSGRVYNTDFNPPRIPGLDDVTGEPLTQRDDDTPETVTRRLKAYETQTQPVLEYYRSKGALATFTGTETNKIWPHVHAFLSKKIPQTQQVRGGV